One genomic window of Candidatus Melainabacteria bacterium includes the following:
- a CDS encoding sel1 repeat family protein, producing MGQVYEMGKQSPQTEQKIRFDVPTGILWLRAMEQDPEAQNCLGTAFLEGVDVDQNLAAAYFWFKSACNLGCLNAMSNLAYMYIEGLYVERNYSIARFLVEEAAARGCPHAENNLGVIIGFGLTEEADETLAKVSFAIAAKRGVVAARKNLELIA from the coding sequence ATGGGACAAGTTTATGAAATGGGAAAACAAAGTCCTCAAACGGAACAAAAGATCAGATTCGACGTTCCCACTGGCATTCTATGGTTGAGAGCGATGGAACAAGATCCTGAAGCGCAGAACTGTTTGGGTACAGCGTTTCTCGAGGGTGTCGATGTCGATCAGAACCTGGCGGCGGCTTACTTCTGGTTTAAATCAGCTTGTAATCTCGGTTGCTTAAACGCCATGTCGAACCTGGCATATATGTACATTGAAGGTCTTTATGTCGAGCGCAACTACAGCATCGCTAGATTTCTAGTTGAGGAAGCTGCTGCGAGAGGTTGTCCTCACGCCGAAAACAATTTAGGTGTAATCATCGGCTTTGGTCTCACGGAAGAAGCAGATGAGACTCTTGCAAAAGTAAGTTTCGCCATTGCTGCTAAGCGAGGCGTGGTTGCTGCACGCAAGAATCTGGAATTGATTGCTTGA